The genome window ccgcaattTCCTTAATCGTTCTTTGTCACTGGGCAATTTTTGAGCGTCTTGCATTTTTGGTTGCCCATAGTCGGCTGGAACATTTCCGTTTTGGTTTGAAATagttaaacttttttttatatgtagtcTATTGgatacattttaaagatttttttttgcgTTTGTGAGATGTTGTTCTTTATTGTACTTGAGGCCATGACGACCTGGATTAGCAGCATCTCTAAGCTGCTGTTCTCTAGTCTTAAATTTAGCTACCCACCTACAAATAGACCTATGAGACATTATACCTTTGCCATAAATTTCGCACACTTCACAGTGGATATCTATCAGTTTTACTCCGTTTAGCGATGTTAATGTTAAAGCTATGCTCTCAGTCACATTGCGTATAGTGTAATGAATGCGTTATAAAGCAATGTGCATTGTAGCAAGGGCAGCCAGTTTATGgacgattttttttatctgtgtTATGCTCCATTGATCAGCCTATAAGCCAAACATGTTTTTGTGTACATAGGGCAAAAGGTTCAAAAATAAAGTTCAGATGACATTATTTTTGGAAACCCCTCGTatattatggtttttttttaaatgctcCCACTAacgtgtttatatatgtctgcACTTGTTTAGTTGTTTTTCTAAAGTAGGTTTGAACGTATGCTGATAGATTATAAcaatatcaattataatttcaaaacaaaagacaTGTTATTTACTAATGAATGATTTCAATTTGctgtaaaaatgaaatactataaaaatatttctttattagaACTTTCAAACACACTatcatatcaaacaaatattttttactaCTTATAAAAGACTGCCATTGTAATATTAATGCTAATAATCTGATTGGATGACTTTTTCATCTTGGCTGTATCGACAGCGTGTGTACAAGCAGCAACAAATACTAGTCACTATGCACTATTACCCCTACCCCCTTTTCGGCTTAATTGCCAACCAACTGGGTTTTTAAGTAGGTCGTTCCCGGCCTAAAAACACATTGAGGAGTAAAGATATATCCACACGATTTATTATAACATTTCCAAAATCATTTctccttttaaaaaaaattaattaaatagtgtatgttaacagtgaaatATAGAGGTTTCCTTCGTGTATACCCTACCGTCAGCCTTTATATTGCTATGTAATTTTCCATGGTAGGTATGCCAATCGTAATATGATCGTGTGGGTTCTCAATGGGATTTGGTTTATATTGTCAATGTCATGAATGCTAACGCTTATATCTCAAGAATGCATGTTAAAATGCACCctttaatatattcaaataaCAGATTCGATACAATGAATACGGGACTTATTATTCAGTGGGAATTCCGGTGTAACGTAAAACATCACCCCGATAAAAAGTACCCTGGATCATTATCCTGCGTAAATGTAGTCATCTTATCCGTGCAACTTTTATATGTCTGTAGTATTACCGCCTGGATTGAACAATCTGGTCAATTTTTTCAGAGGCAAAACACATAATTTCTGAAAAACAACCAGCAAAATGATGCCAGTTCTTAAGTGTCTATTTCCTTGCATTGGCACTCGTAACACATTCGTTTAACTCGTTTCCATGGCACTGTTTAAGTTAATAGTAGTTGACATCGATATTTACCAACAGAACTGGCGACAGAAAAAAAACTTCTCGCTTTCCTGATACATATTTTTCTTGATttgttgtcaggtgagtgcactTTTTATTTTGAGCGCTGTGTAATTGTGCTTGTGTTGTATTGTTTCCGCTTTTACGAATCCTCCCATTGCCGATATACAGGAGCCATCTGCAAACTATATggaagatgttttttttttaatttcaacacgAATGTTTTAAAGTCAGGTTTAAATAAACTTCTTAGGGTCTGTTCCATTGTCATTTATCAACCATTGTTGGAGTCAGTCTCAAGGTAACAAATGAGCTGTGTATTTCCCAGTTGTTCAACATCGACGGTTACCCTGAGTTGTATCTCGATGTCAACAACTCATTTTGATATTCCTTAGTGTGGGTTCTATATTTTCATAAGTGTTATAGACGATGCTTCATCTATGATTTCCAATTAGGATGTAAACCATTTGATGTTCTTGATGTTGTAGAGAATCGACATTTTTTACAGTTCATGCAGCTGACCAAAGTTAAATATGTCTCATGTACAATGTAAGTTGACCGAAGACCATAACAACGAGGAAGTTATGTCTCAGTGACATCAGCCTCCAAACCGGTAAGAGATACATTGTGTTGGTATTTACATATAACAGAGCCTAGCTTGAGAAGAGAGCCATATTTCTCAAATTACATCATCAGTTCTAAACAAGAATTCAAAGTTatgtataacttacatgtacatatcaaaacattaaCGCATTAATCAATGTGACGTGTTGGTTACTAGGATGACAGCATATACATCTTCCTCATATAAATGACCAGCCCTTACTTGATATATTTTGACACCTGAATATACTACATTTATCAGTTAGTTTTTACATAAAATAGTTTACCTGCTAAGgaaataataaattatacatattgaTGACAATTGGaatgaaaattaatgattttgataaataaaaatgtagcgggattggacttgGTCGTTCATCGGTCaccaggtagctcagcggtAGAACATTCGACCACTTCTGGCATTATTTTAGTATTATATTAGTTAAGCCATAAAGATGCATTTAAAcgtttcatttaaaaaaaatcggcGAGTTCTCGGACGTCacaggttcgaatcccggtctggtcgctacattttctcgTCTACTATTACAATAACTTTATTTTGTTGCTTTAGGATTTCGAAGCCGCATTCACCATGGCTTCAAAAATACCAGACACGGTTATAAGTGTTCATAACGATATGGTACTCAGGTTGGACGAGAGTATATTGCCTACGGAGTTAGAGAAGCTTAAACTTCTCCTGAAGGACGACCCACTGACAGCGAAAGATATAGACAGAATAAAAACAGTTCAGAAACTTTTCTTGTGCCTGATGGACAAAGCATTCATTAGCTATGGAGATTATGAAAAAATAGTTCCAAAATTGATATTAGTTAAACCTTCACTGCGAGCAATCACAGACAGGCACATAAAGGATATCAACAAATATTCAACACAATCAAGTGAGTAATGATTATATGCACAGGTTGCTAATACATACTGCTTTTTATCATAGACACCGGAATTGCAACATAGggaataattaaattatttcaagtaaTCTTAACAGCAATACGAGACATAAAATTATAATTCACAATAAGAAACTTTATATAACGACTAccttgtgtataaagaccactttttcAATCATTTTCAACCTAATCTGATGTTTCCATTAGTACCTACCTgatttaaaaccatttttttattaatcaaattgttgtaattgtgatatatatatatatataaatatatttgcgCCTAGTTTTATAGTATTTGTCTAAGAGTCAATAAAGTGCAGTTTTACATCTTTAGTTAAAATGTACAGTTTATTCAAGGATGTTGGTTCATGATGAAAAGCTCAGAAAAACTATTcacatttttcaaaattgatgGATGATTAGGACGCTTACCACAGCACCTGCTACTGCTACGATACACTACCGTCATACCTATTGTATAAATGAGGTACTTTGtatttgaatttcaataattcaatCAGTAAATAACACATTTGCTTAAAAGGGCGCAAACCATACATTGttctttgaaataattcaaatattcaCCTTGGTCCTGAGGTGCTCATATTTCATTTCTTAGAATAATGAGGAATTATAGCAGGATTACATTACACAGACATCCTGAATTAGACTAGTTTTCTACCATTTTGTACCCTGAAAGATTTACACAAATCCCAATGTTCCCCTTAAATATGCATAGTCCATGTCAAACAAGACTAAAAAGTCATACTGATATTTGTTACTACGTACTGAAAAGAACTTTCTGAATTTTTACtcgtttttcgtttttttaaTCCACGTAGTTCTTATCCCATCGTACGGACAAAACTAGTTCGGGAGCATATAGCGTTTATATCGCGCTACTCATGTTTATCAAATGTTTAGgagagaaagaaaataaaaactagTGGGAAATAAAAGTAAAGTGTCTAATAATGTTAAGCGTCAAGATCACTGAGATCGAAAATTTGTTAAATACtcgaaaacataaaaaatagtAACTATGATTGATAATGCTTGATataacctttgtttttattttggacttgtaatgaaaataataattttatttatatttatattgtttgtatttAGTGGCAGACGTAACAATTTCCATGGATAAACCGGTCTACCAAGCAAAAGAAGGGGGCGTCGCATTCCTAATGTGCTCAGTATGCCCAAAGCCAGACCATATTGTTTGGAAAAAATCCAAATCAGCTAAACCGAGTGAATTAGTTCCAGTCGACAATCGCAAATACTTCTATGGCATCGCAGCGCCCACACTCGTTATAAAAGATACATACAAACGACTTGATGAAGCTCATTACCAATGCACAGTAATGGCAAAAGGAAAAACAACAGTTGGCAAAGTCGTTCAACTGCAGGTAACAGGTAACGTATCTGAGAAAGAGCTCGATTAAAGTTAGAGAATCCCATACATTAACTCAAAACTGTAGACCACAAAGAGATGCTTGCTCAAACGCTAATCCCTTTCTGAATGGATTCGattctttttgaaaatatctTTCATTACATTGACTAAACATTTTGCTTCTTCGCAGAGCCATGGTATATATGAAGAATTTGTGTATTTTGAACTCTTTACAACCAAATATATAGTTTGCTTCTCAGTAACTAAAAGAGTCATTATGTTATTAGCCGAAAATGTAGTCTTTAGTAAGAACACAGGACAATTTTATAATACAAACGAATCTTTTGTGACAATCATTTGAATACAAGATACCCTAAAAAACTTGCCAATAACACGCGGCATATTTCTCTGAATATAAGATATCACAGGTTCATTTTCAAATACCTGGGTATAAAGTATCTTTCCAGAGTATTGTAGCGGAAGTTAAATGCGGAAAGGCTTACTTACGaggattttattaattttttgtttgaGTTAACTcctttacattttgttttttatttgttaatataacaaacaattatTATCTTTTATAACATGGACAAAgttaatatatttctttttaaataaaccagtattttttatatacaattttgtttCTGAGTTTGTTTTAAAACGGAATAATCCGTCCCCGAATTATATGCATACCATTTTCGCCAATTGCTTGAAACATGCTTATATTCAGAAATTGCTTATTTAAGAATCAAACTTATGTTCAAGAGATTTTTATCGTAGGTAGTTACatgtttaaacaataaaaatacgtaaaaatgaataaaaaaacgGGTTTCATGAAATTATACACGTACATGTTGACCCGATTCTCGTCCAGCTAAGATTTTTTTACGATTTAAAAACGTATATTAAAAACTGATGAAGGAAATTTAGACGAAATACAAAGACTGCAGTCAAATTGAATGAAACATCAATCCTTTATAAAATTGTGAGTTTCTTTTACagttaatattgttttaatgcCGAAGGACcactttcacgaacaatggaaatttgcccacgagcAAATTCTATTAagattaaatgttaaatgtagcAACATAAATGCAAACCATTGAGAtacgtttaaaaaattaaaaggtcccaggggcctgtgatATGGCAAAATTAAAGTTGCCAAGTAGAGGtatatgacagggttccctttttgatccaagaagatatcaaattaatgctttatgtcataaaactgtattattttctgaagagtacaaatacaatgtaattacgtatggccatgtcaattattaacaatgatgattcacccacttccagtttgagtgcaccaaacattttttttctaaaattttggCTCATCGCATTGTAAATTAAGTAAATGTAGTGAAAATTTACCGGttaatttgtcgtttaaaggttataATATGACAAGGTCTATTTTAGTAACGTTACATAATGATATGAATATGCTTATTTTGGATCATTAATCACGAATCTAAcggtgtcaacattaatatataatccaatactcatctgtaacgtttgatatgatttcaaactgatttatttagtgatacttggtagaaaaattaagttttgtataatcaaaaaatgttatatattctATTAAATCGCAAGAAgcaatacatttttatatcataaactgaggcaaaaaatattgtaaatgagATGTGATTTGGGAGGGGGGCAGGGGGGTTTGGGTTGGGGTTGGaggatttttattattattattattatttaaacttTAAAGCTTCGATAAATGTATTGCTATGATCAGAAGTAAAATAAACTGACTCAAAGAGTACTATTTTGCTGTAATGAATCGCATTTTGAGAGAACGtaactatatataatacaatgcatatttaaaacatttacaaaaaactttattgcatttcaaaattttataccAAAGTATTTTAGCGAGTGTAAGACCATCTGAACAtaagaaaaacatttattggtgttttaaagtttaaaaaattaaaaaatcccCCTCACCTCTCCCCCTGCTCCCCCTCCCCAAATCCTTTCTATTCCACAATATTCTTTGCCTAAGATTATTGTATGCAAATATATTGCTCAAAGCAGtttgatataaatgtttattgcaTTTTGTCTGGGATATTATGGCAGCAGATGAATTTAATTcttgacatttaaaaaaataggtcactgtgacctattttttgacactaagttatattttccaaaatgttttattttcaacatataaatgcattattaataatggaaaatcattcaaaaatataatttggttCCAACATAACtgaacaaaacagaaaattgccccTCCCATTTAACCCCTcataactcacaagggactcTGACCTTACCTTAAGTATTTGTCATATCATGATTTCCTATCCCCAGAGtatccgtaaacaatgcttatTGGTCATAGCTACCAGAGGGCCCAAATCTGACACTCCTCCTTTCCATTGTTTGTGAAAGAGGTCCTTGAAATATCGACCTAGAAATGGAGTATCAAACTAGAAAAAGGAATTGCAAAACAACATGGTTATTTGTTAACACAagtaatatcaaaaataattggTTGTTTTAGGTAATATTAACATTAAATAGCCCAAAAATCACTTCTTACAGATCCTTCTCAAAAGGTCCTTAAAGGAGAGGAAATGGGCGTGTTAGAGGAAAAAACATGCTCGTCGGATGAGGAAACAGCTGGGGAATATGTGGCCGACAGTGGGTAAGAATGTGGGAAATTATATGTAACAAacagatataatatttaaattttccaTGAAAAATAGCTACAGAGTATGatgatattttaatgaattttctaCATATATCTTTATCTATATTTCGCAACAGGTGAGGCGGACATAGATagtaatcaattttattttaagagTTATTCATGACAAAATAACAAGCAACTctaataaaaatagataaaacatacaaaatattcaagTAATGTTAATAGTAATTTTATTTAACAGACGATCGCTTAATACGTTTTCC of Argopecten irradians isolate NY chromosome 7, Ai_NY, whole genome shotgun sequence contains these proteins:
- the LOC138328355 gene encoding uncharacterized protein; amino-acid sequence: MASKIPDTVISVHNDMVLRLDESILPTELEKLKLLLKDDPLTAKDIDRIKTVQKLFLCLMDKAFISYGDYEKIVPKLILVKPSLRAITDRHIKDINKYSTQSMADVTISMDKPVYQAKEGGVAFLMCSVCPKPDHIVWKKSKSAKPSELVPVDNRKYFYGIAAPTLVIKDTYKRLDEAHYQCTVMAKGKTTVGKVVQLQVTGNVSEKELD